In Thermus aquaticus, the sequence CTTGGACCCGGCGGTGGCCCTGCCCGCCGCCCTGGCCCGCCTGGGCAAGGGGGTGGTCCTCTCCACCTGCAACCGCACGGAGCTCTACGGGGTGGGGGACCCGGGCAAGGCCCGGGACCTCCTTCTGGAAAGGGGCGTGGAGCCCCGCCACCTCTACCAGAAGGAGGGGGTGGAGGCCCTGCGCCACCTCTTCCGGGTGGCCGCCGGGCTGGACTCCTTGGTGGTGGGAGAGGCCCAGATCCTGGGCCAGGTGCGGGAGGCCCTCTTCCTGGCACGCAAGCACGGGGCCACGGAAAGCCTCTTGGAAAAGGCCTTCCAGTCCGCTGTCGCCCTGGGGAAGCGGGCGAGGAGCGAGACGGGGATCGGGGCCGGGGCGGTGAGCGTGGCCTACGCCGCCTTGGACCTGGCCTTGGCGGTCTTTGGCGACCTAAGCGGCCTGGCGGTGGCCGTCCTGGGGGCGGGGGAGATGGCGGAGCTCTTCCTCACCCACCTGAAGGCCCACGGGGTGGGGAGGGTTCTGGTGGTGAACCGCACCGAGGAGCGGGCCAGAACCCTGGCGGACCGGTTTGGGGGGGAGGCGTACCCCCTTTCCGCCCTGTCCCAGGTCCTCAGGCAGGCGGACCTGGTGGTGGCCTCCGCCGCCGCCAACCGCTACCTGGTGGGGCCCGAGGACCTGCCCAAGAGGGCCAAGCCCCTTTTCCTCATAGACATCGCCCTTCCCCGCAACATTGACCCCCGGGTGGGCCGCCTCCCCCACGCCTACCTCTACAACCTGGACGACCTGGAGCGGGTGGTGGAAAAGAACATGGCCGCTAGAAAGGGCGAGGTCCCCAAGGTGGAGGCCTTGGTGGAGAAGGCCATCGCCGACTACCTGGAGTGGTACGCGGGCCACCGGGTGCGGGAGGCCATCAAGGCCCTCGAGGAGCGGATCTTCCGCGAGGTGGCCCAAGAGTTTCCTCAAGGGGACCCCGCTCTCTGGCACAAGGAGGCGGGCCGCCGGGCCCATCCCTGGATCCTCGCCCTGAAGCTTGGCTCCAGGAAGCTCCTGCAGGGGGCCCCGTGCCCTAGGGAGTGCCCCCTCCTGGCCTTCCGTCCTCCCCGGCCATGAGCCCCGCCAACCTTCTCGCCTTGGGGGGCGTGGTGGGCTTAGCCCTTAGCCTCTTCTGGCCCCGGGCCCTTCACCTGGGGACCCTCCTTTACCTGGGGGCGGCCCTGGCGGACGCCCTGGCCAAGGGGGTGTTCTCGGGACCCGCCCAGCCCGCCCTCCTCCTTGGGGGGTTTCTCGCCCTTAGGGGGGAAAGCTTCCTCCTTAGGCCCTGGATGGCCCCTCTACGGCGGTACCTCCTTCTCCTCGCCCTTCTCCTGGGGCTCTTCGCGCTCAAGGCCCTGGAGCACCCTGGGGAAGCCCTCCCCCTTGCCCTCCCCCTCCTCCATGGGGGAGCCTTTCTCCTGGCCTACCTGGCCCTGGCCGTGGGGGTGGGGGCGGGGGTGATGGGCGCCCTCCAGGACCTGCGCCTGCGCCGCGTCCCCGAGAAGGCCCTGCAAAACGCCCCCCTCTGGAGCCTCAGGCGCCTGGAGCGGGGGTACTTAAGGGTGGGCTACCTGGCGGCCACCCTGGGCCTGGGGAGCGGCATGGCCTGGGCCTGGGGCTACTTCGGGAGCCCCCTGGCCTTGGACCCCAAGGAGCTTTCCGCCTTCCTGGGCTGGCTTTCCATGACCTTCTACTTCCTCTTGGAGGAACGGCTTAGAGGGCTTTCCCGGGCCGGGCTCCTTCTTCTCGCCTACGCCCTGCTCCTCTTCGCCTTTCTGGGGGCGCCCTTCCTGGGGTCCCGGCATCCCTCGAGGCTCCCCTTTTAGCGAATGGAAAACTGAACTTGACAAAATGTAAAGCTCGGCATTACAATCCCCTCAGGGGGTGAGAGGATGCTGGGTCCTTGGGTGCCCTGGGAGGCGGCGCGGTTCCACCGGGAGGCCCTCCTGAAGGAGGCGGAGCGGGAAAGGCTCCTTAGGCCTCTAAAGCGGGGCTGGCGCAGGCGGCTGGCCCGTTTCCTCCTGGCCCTTTCCGCCTGGCTGGCCCCGGAGGAGGCCTGGCGGGGGAAGGAGGCGGCCTATGGAGGATAGGAGGCGCATCCTGGAGATGGTGCAGGAAGGGGTTCTGAGCCCCGAGGAGGCCCTGGAGCTCCTTGCGGTCCTGGAGGACCGGGAGGAGGGGCGGGCCGAGGAGGGTCTAACCCCTCCTCTGGTCCGCCTGGTGGCCCAGGGGGCGGAGGTGAGGGTGGTGGGGGAGAAGGGCCTCGCCTCGCCCCGGGCGGAGGGCGGGGAGTTCCGGCAGGAAGGGGAGGGCCACCTTTTCCGCCTAGGCGTAGGGGAGGAGGGTAGGCTCTGGATCCCCGAGGGGAGCCCGGTGCATCTGGAGGCCAAGGCGAGCAACCTGGAGCTCTCCCGGGTGGCCCTCTCGGGGCAAGCCCATGGGTGCAACCTGGAAGGGGAGGAGCTTTTGGGGCTGGACCTCCGCCTGGTGGCGGGGAACTTGGAGGCGGGCCTTCTCCTCAAGGAAGGGCGCCACGGGCTGGACCTCAAGGCGGCCAACGCCGAGCTCCGCTTCCTCCCCGGCTCGGACCTCCTTTTGGAGGTAGAGGCCCGGCTTTCCTCGCTGGAGGTAGAGGGCGCCTGGACCCGGGCGCCGGGCGGGTACCGGCTTGGGGAAGGGCGGGCGGTCCTTAGGGTGAGGGCTTTCGCCAGCAACCTGGAAGTGGAGGCCTAGCATGGAAGAGAAAAGGCGCGTGCTGGAGATGTTGCAGGCGGGAAGCATCGGGGTAGAGGAGGCCATGGACCTCCTTTCGGCCCTGGAAGGGACGAGGCCCGAGCCCAGGCCCCCGGCCCGGCTCCTCAAGGTGCGGGTGGAAGCGGAGGAGGAAGGGCGGGCCGTGAAGGTGCACCTCAACCTCCCCCTGGCCCTGGCCCCCCTGGTGGAGTCCTTCCTCCCCGAGGAGGCCAAGCTCACCCTGGGCCGCCAGGGGGTGAACCTCAAGGACCTCCTGGCCCTCCTCAAGGAGGGGGTCCCCGAGGGGAAGCTGGTGGAGGTGGAGGCCGAGGAGGAGGAGGGGCCCGTCCGGATCCTGGTGGAGGTGGTGTGAGGCCGCCCCTGAGGCCTCGGTTTCTCTACCTGGCGGTCTGGGGGCCCTGGCCCTTTCCCCTCTACCTGGCCCTCCCCCTCTTCCTCCTGGAGTGGGGGCTTCTCCTCCTCCTCCTCTTTCTCTGGAAGACCCGGGGGCTCCTTAGGGGAAGGCCGGGGCCCAGGGTGCCCTTCCTTAAGGTCTTCGCCCTCCGGGGGCTTCCCCCCACGCCCCTCCTTTCCCTGGAGGCCGAGGGCGTGCGGCTGAAGGTGGGACTATGGTGAAAAAGCCCATGCCGGTGCGGTGCCCCGCCTGCGAGGGCCCCCTTTCCGTGAAGGCCCTTTACTGCGAGGCCTGCGGCACCGAGGTCGTTGGGCGGTTTCTACCCAACGAGTTCGCCCTTCTTCCCCGGGAGCACCTGGACTTCCTCCGGCTTTTCGTGAAGACCCGGGGCAACCTGAAGGAGGTGGAGCGCATCCTGGGGGTTTCCTACCCCACGGTGCGGGCCAGGCTGGACGCTCTCCTGAAGGCCCTGGGCTACGAGGCCGGGGAGGAGGAAGGGGATAGGCTTCAGGTCCTCGAGGCCCTGAGGCGGGGGGAGATCAGCGTGGAGGAGGCGGTGGCGCGGCTGAAGGAAGGGAAAAGCTGAAGGCCGTGCCCTGGCCCACCTGGCTTTCCACCCAGATCTCGCCCCCGTGGGCC encodes:
- the hemA gene encoding glutamyl-tRNA reductase; its protein translation is MALPLYLVGLSHKTAPVEVRERAALDPAVALPAALARLGKGVVLSTCNRTELYGVGDPGKARDLLLERGVEPRHLYQKEGVEALRHLFRVAAGLDSLVVGEAQILGQVREALFLARKHGATESLLEKAFQSAVALGKRARSETGIGAGAVSVAYAALDLALAVFGDLSGLAVAVLGAGEMAELFLTHLKAHGVGRVLVVNRTEERARTLADRFGGEAYPLSALSQVLRQADLVVASAAANRYLVGPEDLPKRAKPLFLIDIALPRNIDPRVGRLPHAYLYNLDDLERVVEKNMAARKGEVPKVEALVEKAIADYLEWYAGHRVREAIKALEERIFREVAQEFPQGDPALWHKEAGRRAHPWILALKLGSRKLLQGAPCPRECPLLAFRPPRP
- the ccsA gene encoding cytochrome c biogenesis protein CcsA, with product MSPANLLALGGVVGLALSLFWPRALHLGTLLYLGAALADALAKGVFSGPAQPALLLGGFLALRGESFLLRPWMAPLRRYLLLLALLLGLFALKALEHPGEALPLALPLLHGGAFLLAYLALAVGVGAGVMGALQDLRLRRVPEKALQNAPLWSLRRLERGYLRVGYLAATLGLGSGMAWAWGYFGSPLALDPKELSAFLGWLSMTFYFLLEERLRGLSRAGLLLLAYALLLFAFLGAPFLGSRHPSRLPF
- a CDS encoding SHOCT-like domain-containing protein, translated to MEDRRRILEMVQEGVLSPEEALELLAVLEDREEGRAEEGLTPPLVRLVAQGAEVRVVGEKGLASPRAEGGEFRQEGEGHLFRLGVGEEGRLWIPEGSPVHLEAKASNLELSRVALSGQAHGCNLEGEELLGLDLRLVAGNLEAGLLLKEGRHGLDLKAANAELRFLPGSDLLLEVEARLSSLEVEGAWTRAPGGYRLGEGRAVLRVRAFASNLEVEA
- a CDS encoding SHOCT-like domain-containing protein, which gives rise to MEEKRRVLEMLQAGSIGVEEAMDLLSALEGTRPEPRPPARLLKVRVEAEEEGRAVKVHLNLPLALAPLVESFLPEEAKLTLGRQGVNLKDLLALLKEGVPEGKLVEVEAEEEEGPVRILVEVV
- a CDS encoding DUF2089 domain-containing protein, whose translation is MVKKPMPVRCPACEGPLSVKALYCEACGTEVVGRFLPNEFALLPREHLDFLRLFVKTRGNLKEVERILGVSYPTVRARLDALLKALGYEAGEEEGDRLQVLEALRRGEISVEEAVARLKEGKS